In Saccharomyces eubayanus strain FM1318 chromosome II, whole genome shotgun sequence, the genomic stretch GCAAGTCATAAATGGTCTTAATTatggcttcttcttttgtgaCGCTCTTTATATGCAAATGATATCACTCCAAACGATAAAGTATCCCAAatcaatagaaaaaaaataatttttcgAGATGGGACAATAATAGAGTAGAATAATAAGCATACTAGGTATAACTTTTGGAATCCTCGGTGGAGGCCAGGAACTTACGGACtgacgaaaaaaaaactagaGTACGTAAattacttcttcttctaagCGGTTGTCCATGTTTCAAAGCTCTTCCCACTACAATGGGTCCACTGTTGCCGGTGAAACGTTCTCGGACAGCAGATCGTACCCTTTAACGAACCAACAAGAAGCATCTAACGCTGGCTTGAATGGCCTGACTTTGTCCACGACGAAGCAACAGCAGCCACAGCAgccacaacaacaacaaccaaTGCATTTATTAAGCTCATATCCAATTGCCGGTTCCAATCCGCTTATGAGAGCGGGCGCCATAGGGGCCACCTCTGGTAGCATCAATCCTAGTATGTCCAACACGAATGAGCACATTCGTGTTTCTGGGATGGGGACTTCCAAGCCACTGGAACTGGCGGGGAAGTACATTGATCATTTGCAGCATAAGGACACTAGCACCCCCGTACTCGATGAAAGATCGTACTATAACAGCGGGGTGGACTATAATTtcagtaaagaaaaaaatggtttgGGAGCGTTTACTCCTTTCGAAAGACAGGACATATTTAACATTCCagatgaaattttacaGGGGGTTTCCACTTcagaaacaagaacagaTATGGGTATTTTTCCCGAATTGAACCGATGTTGGATAACTATCGATAATAAACTGATACTCTGGAGCATTGACAATGACAACGAGTACCAGGTGATAGACGACATGAAGCACACTATCCGTAAAGTGGCCTTGGTAAGACCCAAGCCGAACACTTTTGTGCCCACTGTTAAACAGTTGCTTTTAATATGCACCACGATGGATCTTTATATGTTTGCCATTTCCTTGGACAAGACCACCAATGAACTAAGTGTGTTCAATACACATTTATCTGTTCCTGTGCAAGGAATTGATATAATAGACATAGTGTCTCATGAACGATCAGgtagaatttttttcgcaGGACAGGGCAGTGGTCAGAACATTTGGGAGTTGCAGTATTCGGGCTCAGACGATTGGTTTAATAGTAAATGTAGTAAAATTTGTTTGACGCAGTCTACTTTATCTAGTCTTTTACCCACTAATTTGCTATCTCAAATTCCAGGAGTTGATTTCCTTCATTCGTTTTTTGAAGACAATTCCAACAGTAGTGGCGGTTTCGCCCAAGAAACCATTACACAATTAACCATCGACCAACAAAGAGGTATCATTTATTCATTGTCTTCTAAATCCACTATCAGGGCATACGTAATAACAGAGAAATCGTTAGAGGGACCCATGTCCATTGAACCAGCCTATATCAGCAGGATCATAGGTACTACTACAGCAAGAGCCGCACCAATTCTGGGCCATAAATACTTAAAAATTGTTAAAATAAGTTCTGTCACGCCAGAAGAGAGCAAcaatttatttttggtaGCTTTGACAGTAGGCGGTGTGCGTTTATACTTTAACGGTTCCATGGGTAGATTCAACATTGAAGCTTTGAGACTAGAATCTATCAAATTCCCTCCTAGTTCTGTGACCCCCGAAGTCATTCAACAAGAACTActacatcaacaacaagaacaggCAAAGAGaagttttccatttttttcaaacttaaTGTCTTCAGAACCAGTTctcttgaaatttcaaaagaaatcgTCTGTATTACTGGAAACTACAAAAGCAAGTACCATTATATCCCCCGGCATATTTTTCTCTGCTGTTATTAAGTCATCTCAGCAATTACAACagacaaataaaaaagaaaacctttCCATCAGTGGCGTATCTGCAGCAACTACTTCATCTACAGCCGCCAGACAGCCACCAGCTACTTTGCAACACAAACTTTTTGTTAGTGTACCAGACTATGGTATTCTAAAAACCCACGGTAAGTATGTTGAAAATGCTTCGTTTTTAGAAACCACGGGCCCAGTTCAACAAATAGTTCCATTATCAGGACTATTCAACGCAACTACAAAGCCACAGGGCTTTGCCAACGAATTTGCTACACAATACACATCAGAGAATTTACGAGTGGCAGTCTTGACAAATACGTCTGTGGAAATCTACAAATATCGTACCCCtgatgaaattttcgaGGACCTAATTGATAATCCGCTGCCATTTGTGTTAAACTATGGTGTTGCAGAGGCTTGTTCCACAGCGTTATTTGTTACGTGCAAATCAAACAAGtctgaaaaattaagaTCCAATGCTTTAACTTTCTTGACAATGGGTATACCCGGCGTTGTAGACATCAAACCAGTCTACAACCGTTATTCCGTGTCCACTGTATCCTCTTTGTTATCCAAGCCTTCCTTGTCCACCACCACAACAAGTCTCCAACAGTCATTAACCAGTTTCAACAAACCTTCCACTacaaataaagaagattttgatttaGATGATGTGATACTATCTCCAAGATTCTACGGTATTGCACTATTAATCACGAGGCTATTTCGTGACATTTGGGGAAGTCACGTCTTTGCAACTTTTACAGAAAGCAGAACAGACCTTCAAACTTATAACAACCCTTCTCTTTCACTCACCGCACCTATTAATAGTTCTGATACCACCTCACAGACGAATGAtgctttaaaaaaaaaaaacctaaTTTCAAAAGTCTCCATCTCCAAGGAATGTATTGAGTATTATCTTTCTTCAgttaatattttgaatgaattcttcatcacttATGGCGATTCCATTTCCCAAATATCAGCTCCATATTTGCTATCAAACAACTCGAACGGTAGAGTGGTTGATAAAACCGAAGAAGTCGCAAACCAGGCAGAAAGCAT encodes the following:
- the NUP170 gene encoding Nup170p; the protein is MFQSSSHYNGSTVAGETFSDSRSYPLTNQQEASNAGLNGLTLSTTKQQQPQQPQQQQPMHLLSSYPIAGSNPLMRAGAIGATSGSINPSMSNTNEHIRVSGMGTSKPLELAGKYIDHLQHKDTSTPVLDERSYYNSGVDYNFSKEKNGLGAFTPFERQDIFNIPDEILQGVSTSETRTDMGIFPELNRCWITIDNKLILWSIDNDNEYQVIDDMKHTIRKVALVRPKPNTFVPTVKQLLLICTTMDLYMFAISLDKTTNELSVFNTHLSVPVQGIDIIDIVSHERSGRIFFAGQGSGQNIWELQYSGSDDWFNSKCSKICLTQSTLSSLLPTNLLSQIPGVDFLHSFFEDNSNSSGGFAQETITQLTIDQQRGIIYSLSSKSTIRAYVITEKSLEGPMSIEPAYISRIIGTTTARAAPILGHKYLKIVKISSVTPEESNNLFLVALTVGGVRLYFNGSMGRFNIEALRLESIKFPPSSVTPEVIQQELLHQQQEQAKRSFPFFSNLMSSEPVLLKFQKKSSVLLETTKASTIISPGIFFSAVIKSSQQLQQTNKKENLSISGVSAATTSSTAARQPPATLQHKLFVSVPDYGILKTHGKYVENASFLETTGPVQQIVPLSGLFNATTKPQGFANEFATQYTSENLRVAVLTNTSVEIYKYRTPDEIFEDLIDNPLPFVLNYGVAEACSTALFVTCKSNKSEKLRSNALTFLTMGIPGVVDIKPVYNRYSVSTVSSLLSKPSLSTTTTSLQQSLTSFNKPSTTNKEDFDLDDVILSPRFYGIALLITRLFRDIWGSHVFATFTESRTDLQTYNNPSLSLTAPINSSDTTSQTNDALKKKNLISKVSISKECIEYYLSSVNILNEFFITYGDSISQISAPYLLSNNSNGRVVDKTEEVANQAESIAINALIKLVQSIKEGLSFLNVLYEESEVEGFDSQFLGFKDIISFVNLDVQRDLVKLDFKDLFTPNERTKSLVREILLSIINRNITKGASIEYTATALQERCGSFCSANDILGFRAIEHLRRAKEIGLRNYDSLNYHLKNATNLLEQIVDDLSIEKLKEAVSMMLSVNYYPKSIEFLLNIANSMDKGNLACQYVANGFLESDERKQYYDKRILVYDLVFETLIKVDELAEMRTPSKTQKQISISNDDEVKLRQKSYDIALKYNDKLFHYHMYDWFVSQDRENRLLELETPFILPYLMEKAGSSLKISNVLWVYYSRRSKFFESAEILYHLATSNFKITLFERIEFLSRANGFCNSVSPLSQKQRIVQLASRIQDACEVAGIQGDILSLVYSDARIDPTIKDELIKTLDGKILSTSELFNDFAVPLSYHEIALFIFKIADFRDHEMIMAKWDELFQSLRMELNATGKKEDSMNFINLLSNVLIKIGKNVQDSEFIFPIFELLPIVSNFFYETLPKEHIVPGSIATIFITAGVSFNKMYYILKELIETSDSDNAVFNKEMTWLIHEWYKSDRKFRDIISYDDIVNLKEYNIENDPIEKYVKNTGNNLGICFYKE